Below is a window of Candidatus Methylomirabilota bacterium DNA.
TTTCCCATGGCCTGAGGTATACTGATATCGGTTCGCCGGTTCTGCGCCACGCCTTTGTGGCCTCCTGACCTGGCCTCGCCTCCGACGGCCTCTTCCGCGTCTCCGGGGCGATTACTCGATGCGGAAGTTCTCCGGCCCCGGACTCGGGGTCGAAGGAGGCATTCGATGCCATCCAAGTTGTATGTCGGCGGTCTGTCGTACTCCACCACCTCCGAGAGCCTGCGCGAGTACTTCACCCAGTGCGGCGCGGTCGAGTCCGCCACGGTGATCACCGACCGGTTCTCGGGGCAGTCCCGCGGCTTCGGCTTCGTGGAGATGTCCACGGAGGCGGAGGCCCAGGCGGCCATCTCCAAGCTGAACGATCAGCCCTTCGAGGGCCGGCGGCTCACGGTGGCTCCCGCGAACTCGCAAGGTCAGCGCTCCGGCGCTGGCGGCGGGTCACGCAGCGGCGGCGGGTACCGCTCGGGCGGTGGTGGCGGCTTCGGGGGGGGTGGCGGCGGTCAGCGTCGCGCTCCCCGCTGGTAGACCGGCCGACCCGGTCTCGTAGCAAGGAC
It encodes the following:
- a CDS encoding RNA-binding protein, with protein sequence MPSKLYVGGLSYSTTSESLREYFTQCGAVESATVITDRFSGQSRGFGFVEMSTEAEAQAAISKLNDQPFEGRRLTVAPANSQGQRSGAGGGSRSGGGYRSGGGGGFGGGGGGQRRAPRW